One genomic window of Streptococcus mitis includes the following:
- a CDS encoding YlxQ-related RNA-binding protein — protein MNKQKISNLLGLAQRAGRIISGEELVVKAIQDGKAKMVFLAHDAGPNLTKKIQDKSQYYQVEIVTVFSTLELSIAVGKSRKVLAVTDAGFTKKMRSLME, from the coding sequence TTGAATAAGCAAAAGATAAGCAATCTCTTGGGACTTGCTCAGCGAGCAGGGCGGATCATATCGGGTGAAGAATTGGTGGTTAAGGCCATTCAAGACGGCAAGGCCAAGATGGTCTTTCTAGCCCATGATGCTGGACCCAATCTGACCAAGAAGATTCAAGATAAAAGTCAGTATTATCAAGTAGAAATTGTAACCGTGTTTTCAACACTGGAATTAAGCATAGCAGTCGGGAAATCGAGAAAGGTTTTGGCTGTAACAGATGCTGGATTTACAAAGAAAATGAGGTCTCTTATGGAATAG
- the rnpM gene encoding RNase P modulator RnpM → MKTRKIPLRKSVVSNEVIDKRDLLRIVKNKEGQVFIDPTGKANGRGAYIKLDNAEALEAKKKKVFNRNFSMEVDESFYDELIAYVDHKVKRRELGLE, encoded by the coding sequence ATGAAAACGAGAAAAATCCCTTTGCGCAAGTCTGTTGTGTCTAATGAAGTGATTGATAAGCGTGATTTGCTCCGCATTGTCAAGAACAAGGAAGGACAAGTCTTTATTGATCCTACAGGCAAGGCTAATGGCCGTGGCGCTTATATCAAGCTAGACAATGCAGAAGCCTTAGAGGCGAAAAAGAAGAAGGTCTTTAACCGCAACTTTAGCATGGAAGTGGATGAAAGCTTTTATGACGAGTTGATCGCTTATGTGGATCACAAAGTGAAAAGAAGAGAGTTAGGACTTGAATAA
- the nusA gene encoding transcription termination factor NusA — MSKEMLEAFRILEEDKGIKKEDIIDAVVESLRSAYRRRYGQSDSVAIDFNEKTGDFTVYTVREVVDEVFDSRLEISLKDALAINSAYELGDKIKFEEAPAEFGRVAAQSAKQTIMEKMRKQTRAITYNTYKEHEQEIMSGTVERFDNRFIYVNLGSIEAQLSKQDQIPGEVFASHDRIEVYVYKVEDNPRGVNVFVSRSHPEMIKRLMEQEIPEVYDGTVEIMSVAREAGDRTKVAVRSHNPNVDAIGTIVGRGGANIKKITSKFHPARYDAKSDRMVPIEENIDVIEWVADPAEFIYNAIAPAEVDQVIFDENDSKRALVVVPDNKLSLAIGRRGQNVRLAAHLTGYRIDIKSASEFEAMEEAGSVELEAENDTVEE, encoded by the coding sequence ATGAGTAAAGAAATGCTAGAGGCCTTCCGCATTTTGGAAGAAGACAAGGGAATCAAAAAAGAAGATATCATCGACGCAGTAGTAGAGTCGCTTCGTTCCGCTTATCGCAGACGCTATGGTCAGTCGGACAGTGTAGCTATTGACTTTAACGAGAAAACAGGTGACTTTACAGTCTATACTGTCCGTGAAGTGGTTGATGAAGTATTTGATAGCCGTTTGGAAATCAGCTTAAAAGATGCTCTTGCCATTAATTCAGCCTATGAGCTTGGGGATAAAATCAAGTTTGAAGAAGCACCTGCTGAGTTTGGTCGTGTAGCAGCCCAATCTGCCAAACAAACCATCATGGAAAAAATGCGCAAGCAAACACGTGCCATTACCTATAACACTTACAAAGAGCATGAACAAGAAATCATGTCTGGTACAGTAGAACGCTTTGACAACCGCTTCATCTATGTCAACCTTGGCAGCATTGAAGCCCAATTGTCAAAACAAGACCAAATCCCTGGAGAAGTTTTTGCTTCTCATGATCGTATCGAAGTATATGTTTATAAAGTTGAAGACAACCCTCGTGGTGTCAACGTCTTTGTTAGCCGTAGCCATCCAGAAATGATCAAACGTTTGATGGAGCAAGAAATTCCAGAAGTTTATGATGGAACTGTTGAAATTATGAGCGTGGCTCGTGAAGCTGGTGACCGTACGAAGGTTGCCGTTCGCAGTCATAATCCAAATGTGGACGCTATCGGTACAATCGTTGGACGTGGTGGTGCTAATATCAAGAAGATTACCAGCAAATTCCACCCAGCTCGCTACGATGCTAAGAGCGACCGTATGGTACCAATCGAAGAAAATATCGACGTTATCGAATGGGTAGCTGATCCAGCTGAATTTATCTACAATGCTATCGCTCCTGCTGAAGTTGACCAAGTTATATTTGATGAAAACGACAGCAAACGTGCCTTGGTGGTTGTACCAGATAACAAGCTTTCTCTTGCTATCGGTCGTCGTGGGCAAAATGTTCGCTTGGCGGCTCACTTGACTGGTTACCGTATCGATATCAAGTCTGCTAGCGAATTTGAAGCCATGGAAGAAGCTGGTTCGGTAGAGTTGGAAGCAGAAAACGATACTGTAGAAGAATAA
- the rimP gene encoding ribosome maturation factor RimP, whose product MDAIATIVELVREVVEPVIQAPFELVDIEYGKIGSDMILSIFVDKPEGITLNDTADLTEIISPVLDTIKPDPFPEQYFLEITSPGLERPLKTKDAVAGAVGKYIHVGLYQAIDKQKVFEGTLLAFEEDELTMEYMDKTRKKTVQIPYSLVSKARLAVKL is encoded by the coding sequence GTGGACGCAATCGCAACAATCGTAGAATTAGTCAGAGAAGTTGTAGAACCTGTCATACAAGCGCCTTTCGAACTCGTGGATATCGAGTATGGAAAGATTGGCAGTGACATGATTCTCAGTATTTTTGTAGATAAACCTGAAGGAATTACCTTGAACGACACAGCAGACTTGACAGAAATTATCAGTCCTGTCCTAGACACCATCAAGCCAGATCCCTTCCCAGAACAATATTTCCTAGAAATCACCAGTCCGGGCTTGGAACGTCCTTTGAAAACCAAGGATGCCGTCGCTGGAGCGGTTGGGAAATACATCCATGTCGGGCTCTACCAAGCCATCGATAAGCAAAAGGTCTTTGAAGGAACCTTGTTGGCCTTCGAAGAGGACGAGTTGACTATGGAATATATGGACAAGACGCGTAAGAAAACCGTCCAAATTCCATACAGTTTAGTATCAAAAGCACGTTTAGCAGTTAAATTATAG
- the trmB gene encoding tRNA (guanosine(46)-N7)-methyltransferase TrmB, whose protein sequence is MRVRNRKGATELLEANPQYVVLNPLEAKGKWRDLFGNDNPIHVEVGSGKGAFVSGMAKQNPDINYIGIDIQKSVLSYALDKVLEVGVPNIKLLWVDGSDLTDYFEDGEIDRLYLNFSDPWPKKRHEKRRLTYKTFLDTFKRILPENGEIHFKTDNRGLFEYSLVSFSQYGMKLNGVWLDLHASDFEGNVMTEYEQKFSNKGQVIYRVEAEF, encoded by the coding sequence ATGAGAGTTAGAAATCGTAAAGGGGCGACAGAATTACTAGAGGCAAATCCCCAGTATGTGGTCCTCAATCCCTTGGAAGCCAAGGGAAAATGGCGGGACTTGTTTGGCAATGATAATCCCATTCATGTGGAAGTTGGAAGTGGAAAGGGTGCCTTTGTTTCAGGTATGGCAAAGCAAAACCCTGATATCAACTATATCGGGATTGATATTCAAAAGTCTGTTTTGAGCTACGCTTTGGACAAGGTGCTTGAAGTTGGAGTGCCTAACATCAAGCTCTTGTGGGTGGATGGTTCTGATTTGACAGACTACTTTGAAGACGGTGAGATTGATCGCTTGTATCTGAACTTTTCAGATCCTTGGCCTAAAAAACGCCATGAAAAGCGTCGTTTGACCTACAAAACCTTCTTGGATACCTTCAAACGTATCTTGCCTGAAAATGGAGAAATTCATTTCAAGACGGATAACCGTGGCTTGTTTGAGTACAGCCTAGTGAGTTTTTCTCAGTATGGCATGAAACTCAATGGTGTCTGGTTAGATTTACATGCTAGTGATTTTGAAGGCAATGTCATGACAGAATACGAGCAAAAATTCTCCAACAAGGGGCAAGTTATCTATCGAGTTGAGGCAGAATTTTAA
- the ccrZ gene encoding cell cycle regulator CcrZ → MDLGDNELTLTPIPGKSGKAYMGSYPDGKRIFVKMNTSPILPGLAREQIAPQLLWSRRLADGRDMCAQEWLTGKILTPYDMNRKQIVNILTRLHRSRPLMTQLNRLGYAMETPVDLLQSWQETAPDALRKNHFISEVMADLRQTIPGFREDHATIVHGDVRHSNWIETDSGLIYLVDWDSVRLTDRMFDVAHMLCHYIPEHQWKEWLTYYGYKYNQTVLNKLYWYGQLSYLSQISKYYMNQDLENVNREIHGLRHFRDKYGKRR, encoded by the coding sequence ATGGATTTGGGTGATAATGAGCTAACACTGACTCCCATACCTGGGAAAAGTGGCAAGGCTTATATGGGTAGCTATCCTGATGGGAAGCGCATCTTTGTAAAAATGAACACCTCTCCAATCCTACCTGGTCTAGCTAGAGAACAAATTGCTCCACAATTATTATGGAGTCGCCGTTTGGCAGATGGGCGTGATATGTGTGCTCAAGAATGGTTGACAGGCAAGATATTGACCCCCTATGATATGAATCGTAAGCAAATCGTCAATATTTTAACTCGTCTGCATCGCTCACGTCCGTTGATGACACAGTTGAATCGTTTGGGTTATGCTATGGAAACACCTGTAGATTTACTACAGTCTTGGCAAGAAACGGCTCCAGATGCTTTGCGTAAAAATCATTTTATCAGTGAAGTGATGGCTGATTTACGTCAGACTATTCCAGGATTTAGAGAGGACCATGCGACCATTGTCCATGGAGATGTACGACATAGTAATTGGATTGAGACAGACAGTGGCTTGATTTATTTGGTGGATTGGGATTCGGTTCGTTTGACCGACCGCATGTTTGATGTGGCCCATATGCTCTGCCATTATATTCCAGAACATCAGTGGAAGGAATGGTTGACCTACTACGGTTACAAGTACAATCAAACGGTATTAAATAAATTGTATTGGTATGGTCAATTGTCTTATTTGAGCCAGATTTCCAAGTATTATATGAACCAAGATTTAGAAAATGTTAATCGGGAGATTCATGGCTTGCGTCACTTCCGAGACAAGTATGGAAAGAGAAGATGA
- a CDS encoding CPBP family intramembrane glutamic endopeptidase: MRIFNKCHALFLGFLVFAIVGAAGYSINQGDYFQHQYTFIMIKSLLLFLSFGYAKWFDMISFGILSKKQLLLFIGIFLLTVLVSISYHAFFSVASGASAQHLEKTSNGLSLSFIVNVTVLAPIHEELLFRGLLQGAFFDNSWLGLVLTSSLFSFMHEPYDIPSFCYYLFGGLLLGFAYKKSQNLWVSTLVHMFYNAWPLLYYL; encoded by the coding sequence ATGAGAATTTTTAATAAGTGCCATGCCTTATTTTTGGGATTTTTAGTATTTGCAATCGTTGGTGCAGCGGGTTATTCCATTAATCAAGGGGATTATTTTCAACACCAGTACACATTCATTATGATAAAGAGTCTCTTGCTTTTCCTTAGTTTTGGCTATGCTAAATGGTTTGATATGATTTCTTTTGGGATTTTAAGCAAGAAACAACTCTTGCTCTTCATTGGCATTTTTCTTCTCACTGTGCTGGTAAGTATTAGCTATCATGCCTTTTTCTCAGTTGCTTCTGGTGCTTCGGCTCAACACCTTGAGAAAACGAGTAATGGACTTTCGCTTTCCTTTATTGTAAATGTCACGGTTTTGGCACCTATCCATGAGGAACTCCTGTTTAGAGGACTTCTTCAGGGTGCGTTTTTTGACAATTCTTGGCTAGGACTTGTACTGACTTCCTCTCTCTTTTCTTTCATGCATGAACCTTATGATATTCCTTCGTTTTGCTATTATCTTTTCGGGGGCTTGTTGCTGGGCTTTGCTTATAAAAAGAGCCAAAACCTATGGGTTTCTACTCTAGTCCACATGTTTTACAATGCTTGGCCACTCTTATATTATTTATAA
- the blpZ gene encoding immunity protein BlpZ gives MYKHLFFLDSKTLDRLTPYILVLASDTIAFNVFVLTFVSAVVFNSLNSLLALMAIFLGAGYVVGFWLLKWFVLERLELKNDV, from the coding sequence ATGTATAAACACTTATTTTTCCTAGATTCCAAAACTTTAGACCGGTTGACACCCTATATTCTAGTCTTGGCTTCTGACACCATTGCCTTTAATGTTTTTGTGCTAACCTTTGTATCTGCGGTGGTCTTTAATTCCCTAAATTCCCTGCTAGCTTTAATGGCTATATTCTTAGGGGCTGGCTATGTGGTCGGATTTTGGTTACTCAAATGGTTTGTTTTGGAAAGGCTAGAACTAAAGAATGACGTGTAG
- a CDS encoding immunity protein — MKTFLAKKRNIFLARLFLGQLPLLVSTYLFLSRQFLNFSLVFQFLLVVINLASILVTVYLTREMRIREFEDDDLVSPRTNQLMFIGLTGFMSIICLYRGVTAGESYQQLIAYIGAILCLIIMLLLIWGLKYYKK, encoded by the coding sequence ATGAAAACTTTTCTTGCTAAAAAACGGAACATCTTCCTTGCGAGATTGTTCTTAGGTCAGTTGCCTTTACTTGTCTCTACTTATCTATTTCTATCTCGTCAGTTTTTAAATTTTTCCTTGGTTTTCCAATTTCTTTTAGTGGTTATTAACTTGGCTTCTATTTTGGTCACTGTTTATCTCACTAGAGAAATGAGGATAAGAGAGTTTGAAGATGATGATTTGGTTAGTCCTAGAACCAATCAACTCATGTTCATCGGCTTGACAGGTTTTATGTCTATTATTTGTTTGTATAGAGGTGTCACAGCAGGAGAATCTTACCAACAACTAATTGCCTATATTGGCGCTATTCTCTGCTTGATTATTATGCTTCTACTCATTTGGGGCTTGAAGTATTATAAAAAGTAG
- a CDS encoding PncF family bacteriocin immunity protein: MDFKSFLIAFVVGMFVSYITSLIREKFLKSPKKNKDRSN, from the coding sequence ATGGATTTCAAAAGTTTTCTTATTGCTTTTGTTGTTGGCATGTTTGTTTCTTATATTACTTCTTTAATTAGGGAAAAATTTTTAAAATCTCCAAAGAAGAATAAAGATAGATCTAATTAG
- a CDS encoding sensor histidine kinase encodes MNIAWILLYTLVTHGLEIVIFFKVDGIGLTFERIFKAFLFKILLAFVFVTINYIVGNTYLSYFTEPLYGIGLSFLLFRGLPKKLLIFYGLFPMILVNLFYRGVSYFLLPFLEQGQLYNDYSFTWLCIIIFNFFISLAFLRWLDYDFTSLRKEFLDKGFQKSLTKINWIMGAYYLVMQSLSYFEYVQGIQSTTVRHLILVFYLLFFMGIIKKLDTYLKEKLQEKLNQEQTLRYRDMERYSRHIEELYKEVRSFRHDYTNLLTSLRLGIEEEDIEQIKEIYDSVLKDSSQKLQDNKYDLGRLVNIRDRALKSLLAGKFLKAIDKKIIFNVEVPEEIQVEGMSLLDFLTIVSILCDNAIEASIEASQPHVSIAFFKNGEQETFIIENSIKEDSIDISEIFSFGASSKGEERGVGLYTVMKIVESYPNTSLNTTCQDQVFRQVLTVHLL; translated from the coding sequence ATGAATATTGCTTGGATATTGTTGTATACACTTGTTACTCATGGACTAGAAATTGTCATTTTCTTTAAGGTGGATGGAATTGGTCTCACTTTTGAGAGGATTTTTAAGGCCTTTCTTTTTAAGATACTGTTGGCATTTGTTTTTGTAACAATTAACTATATAGTAGGAAATACTTACCTATCTTATTTTACGGAACCATTGTACGGTATCGGCTTATCTTTCTTATTGTTTAGAGGGCTTCCTAAAAAACTCCTTATCTTTTATGGTCTCTTTCCAATGATATTGGTAAATCTCTTTTATAGAGGTGTTTCCTATTTTTTGCTTCCGTTTTTAGAGCAAGGGCAACTATATAATGACTACTCATTTACTTGGTTATGTATAATAATTTTCAATTTCTTCATTTCTCTAGCCTTTTTGAGATGGTTAGACTATGATTTCACTAGCTTGAGAAAGGAGTTTCTAGATAAAGGTTTTCAAAAGTCCCTGACTAAGATTAACTGGATAATGGGGGCTTACTATCTAGTGATGCAAAGTCTGTCTTATTTTGAATATGTACAAGGTATTCAATCAACGACTGTTCGCCATCTGATTCTAGTGTTTTACTTGCTCTTTTTTATGGGGATTATCAAGAAGCTGGATACCTATTTGAAGGAAAAACTTCAGGAAAAACTGAACCAAGAGCAGACCTTGCGCTATAGAGATATGGAACGCTATAGTCGGCATATAGAGGAGCTTTATAAGGAAGTGCGGAGCTTTCGACATGACTACACCAACCTCTTAACCAGTTTACGTCTGGGTATTGAAGAGGAGGATATAGAGCAGATAAAAGAGATTTACGACTCTGTTTTAAAGGATTCTAGTCAGAAATTGCAGGACAATAAATATGACCTGGGCAGATTGGTGAATATTCGTGACCGTGCCCTCAAAAGTCTCCTCGCGGGGAAATTTCTAAAAGCCATAGATAAGAAGATTATCTTTAATGTCGAAGTTCCTGAGGAGATTCAGGTAGAGGGGATGAGCCTGCTTGATTTTCTGACTATTGTGTCTATCCTTTGTGACAACGCTATTGAAGCTAGTATAGAGGCTAGTCAACCTCATGTTTCAATCGCTTTTTTTAAAAATGGAGAACAGGAGACCTTTATCATTGAAAACTCCATCAAAGAAGATAGCATAGATATTTCTGAAATCTTCTCCTTTGGAGCAAGTTCTAAAGGGGAGGAGAGAGGAGTTGGCCTCTATACCGTCATGAAGATTGTGGAAAGTTATCCCAATACTAGTCTCAATACCACCTGTCAAGATCAAGTCTTTCGTCAGGTTTTAACGGTTCACTTGCTGTAG
- a CDS encoding response regulator transcription factor gives MRIFVLEDDFSQQTRIETTIEKLLKEHQITPSSFEVFGKPDQLLSEVHEKGAHQLFFLDIEIRNEEMKGLEVARKIRDRDPYALIVFVTTHSEFMPLSFRYQVSALDYIDKALSVEEFESRIETALLYANSQDSKSLAEDCFYFKSKFAQFQYPFKEVYYLETSPRAHRVILYTKTDRLEFTASLEEVFKQEPRLLQCHRSFLINPANVVRLDKKEKLLYFPNGGSCMIARYKVREVSEAINNLH, from the coding sequence ATGAGAATATTTGTTTTAGAAGATGATTTTTCCCAACAGACTAGAATTGAAACGACGATTGAGAAACTTTTGAAGGAACATCAGATCACTCCCAGTTCTTTTGAAGTTTTTGGCAAACCAGACCAGCTGCTGTCAGAGGTGCATGAGAAGGGAGCCCATCAGCTATTCTTTTTGGATATTGAGATTCGAAATGAGGAGATGAAGGGGCTGGAAGTGGCTAGAAAAATTCGGGATCGAGATCCTTATGCTCTCATCGTCTTTGTGACGACTCACTCGGAGTTTATGCCTCTATCTTTTCGCTACCAAGTGTCTGCTCTGGACTACATTGATAAGGCCTTGTCAGTAGAGGAGTTTGAATCTCGGATCGAGACAGCCCTTCTCTATGCCAATAGTCAAGACAGTAAAAGTCTGGCGGAAGATTGCTTTTACTTTAAATCAAAATTTGCCCAATTCCAGTATCCTTTTAAAGAGGTCTACTATCTCGAAACATCGCCCAGAGCCCATCGTGTTATTCTCTATACTAAGACGGATAGGTTGGAATTTACAGCGAGTTTAGAGGAGGTTTTCAAGCAGGAACCCCGTCTCTTGCAGTGCCACCGCTCTTTTCTCATCAATCCTGCAAATGTGGTTCGTTTGGATAAGAAAGAAAAACTTCTTTACTTTCCCAATGGTGGAAGCTGTATGATCGCGCGTTATAAGGTCAGGGAAGTGTCTGAAGCCATCAATAACTTACACTGA
- a CDS encoding helicase BlpT, translated as MTDTDPIKRAQALITDLNKAYQACKQATADDIRFQEQLNSILGFLAKAETVDNRVLIELEKFYQTSSLLMGLSALDPDAPTRAAWRAYDRFHFDQVKTKLSLYGPTIIL; from the coding sequence ATGACAGATACAGACCCTATCAAAAGAGCTCAGGCTTTGATTACTGACTTAAACAAAGCCTATCAAGCATGCAAACAGGCAACCGCTGACGACATCCGCTTTCAGGAACAATTAAACTCTATTCTTGGCTTTCTAGCCAAGGCTGAGACAGTGGATAATCGAGTCTTGATTGAACTGGAAAAATTTTACCAGACTTCCAGTCTTCTCATGGGACTCAGCGCTCTTGATCCAGACGCTCCTACTCGCGCCGCTTGGCGTGCCTATGACCGCTTCCACTTTGACCAAGTCAAGACCAAGTTGAGTCTCTACGGACCAACCATTATCCTGTAG
- a CDS encoding ABC transporter permease, translating into MKDLFLKRKQAFRKECLGYLRYVLNDHFVLFLLVLIGFLAYQYSQLLQHFPENHWPILLFVGITSVLLLLWGGIATYMEAPDKLFLLVGEEEIKLHLKRQTGISLVFWLFVQTLFLLLFAPLFLAMGYGLPLFLVYVLLLGVGKYFLFRQKASKFFTETGLNWDYVISQESKRKQVLLRFFALFTQVKGISNSVKRRAYLDFILKAVQKVPGKIWQNLYLRSYLRNGDLFALSLRLLLLSLLAQVFIEQAWIATAVVVLFNYLLLFQLLALYHAFDYQYLTQLFPLDKGQKEKGLQAVVRGLNSFVLLVELVVGLITFQEKLALLALLGAGLVLLVLYLPYQVKRQMQD; encoded by the coding sequence ATGAAAGACTTGTTTTTAAAGAGAAAGCAGGCTTTTCGTAAGGAGTGTCTTGGTTATCTGCGTTATGTTCTCAATGACCACTTTGTCTTATTCCTGCTGGTTCTCATCGGTTTTCTAGCCTACCAGTACAGTCAACTCTTGCAACATTTTCCTGAAAATCATTGGCCCATCCTTTTGTTTGTAGGAATTACGTCTGTTTTACTTTTACTTTGGGGAGGAATTGCCACCTATATGGAGGCTCCAGACAAGCTCTTTCTCTTAGTCGGAGAAGAGGAAATCAAACTCCATCTCAAGCGTCAAACTGGCATTTCCCTAGTCTTTTGGCTCTTTGTCCAGACCCTTTTCTTGCTGTTATTTGCGCCCCTATTTTTGGCGATGGGTTATGGCTTGCCACTTTTTCTGGTCTATGTGCTTTTATTGGGGGTAGGAAAATATTTCCTCTTTCGTCAAAAGGCCAGCAAATTTTTCACGGAAACTGGACTGAACTGGGACTATGTCATTTCCCAAGAAAGCAAGCGTAAGCAAGTCTTGCTTCGTTTCTTTGCCCTCTTTACGCAGGTCAAGGGAATTTCAAACAGCGTCAAGCGTCGTGCCTATCTGGACTTTATCCTAAAGGCTGTTCAGAAGGTGCCTGGGAAGATTTGGCAAAATCTCTATCTACGTTCTTATTTGCGAAATGGAGACCTCTTTGCGCTCAGTCTCCGTCTGCTCCTACTTTCCTTGCTGGCGCAGGTCTTTATCGAGCAAGCTTGGATTGCGACAGCAGTGGTGGTTCTCTTTAACTACCTCTTGCTCTTCCAGTTGCTGGCCCTCTATCATGCCTTTGACTACCAGTATTTGACCCAACTCTTTCCACTGGACAAGGGGCAAAAGGAAAAAGGCTTGCAGGCTGTAGTCCGAGGATTGAACAGTTTTGTTTTACTTGTGGAATTAGTTGTTGGGTTGATTACCTTCCAAGAAAAACTAGCCCTTCTAGCCTTGCTGGGAGCTGGTTTGGTTTTACTAGTCTTGTACTTACCTTATCAGGTCAAACGTCAGATGCAGGACTAA
- a CDS encoding ABC transporter ATP-binding protein — MLEIKNLTGGYVHVPVLKDVSFTVESGQLVGLIGLNGAGKSTTINEIIGLLTPYSGSININGLTLQEDATSYRKQIGYIPETPSLYEELTLREHIETVAMAYGIEQKVAFDRVEPLLKMFRLDQKLDWFPVHFSKGMKQKVMIICAFVVDPSLFIVDEPFLGLDPLAIADLIQLLEVEKQKGKSILMSTHVLDSAEKMCDAFVILHKGEVRAKGNLLQLREAFNMPEASLNDIYLALTKEEEL; from the coding sequence ATGTTAGAAATTAAAAACCTGACAGGTGGCTATGTTCATGTCCCTGTCTTGAAAGATGTGTCCTTTACTGTTGAAAGTGGGCAGCTGGTCGGTCTGATTGGTCTCAATGGTGCTGGGAAATCGACGACTATTAATGAAATTATCGGTCTGTTAACACCCTATAGTGGTTCTATCAATATCAATGGCTTGACCCTGCAAGAAGATGCGACAAGTTACCGCAAGCAGATTGGCTACATTCCTGAGACACCTAGTCTGTATGAGGAACTGACCCTCAGAGAGCATATCGAAACGGTTGCCATGGCTTATGGTATTGAGCAGAAAGTGGCTTTTGATCGAGTAGAACCTTTATTAAAAATGTTTCGTCTGGATCAGAAATTGGACTGGTTCCCTGTTCATTTTTCAAAAGGGATGAAGCAGAAGGTCATGATTATTTGTGCTTTTGTGGTGGATCCAAGTCTCTTTATCGTGGATGAGCCTTTCCTTGGTCTTGATCCATTGGCTATTGCAGACTTGATTCAGCTTTTGGAAGTGGAAAAGCAAAAGGGTAAGTCCATTCTCATGAGTACCCACGTGCTGGATTCTGCGGAGAAGATGTGTGATGCCTTTGTCATTCTTCACAAGGGAGAGGTGCGTGCCAAAGGCAATCTCCTGCAACTGCGCGAAGCCTTTAACATGCCTGAGGCTAGTTTGAATGATATCTACTTGGCTCTGACCAAAGAGGAGGAGCTATGA
- a CDS encoding HIT family protein yields MSDCIFCKIIAGEIPASKVYEDEQVLAFLDISQVTPGHTLVVPKEHYLNLLEMDATSASQLFAQVPKVAQKVMKATKAAGMNIIANCEEVAGQTVFHTHVHLVPRYSADDDLKIDFIAHEPDFDKLAQVAETIKNA; encoded by the coding sequence ATGTCAGATTGCATTTTTTGTAAAATCATCGCAGGGGAAATTCCTGCTTCAAAAGTATATGAAGATGAGCAGGTTCTTGCCTTTCTTGATATCTCTCAAGTGACACCAGGCCACACCTTGGTCGTGCCAAAGGAACACTATCTCAATCTTTTAGAAATGGACGCTACTAGCGCCAGCCAACTCTTTGCCCAAGTACCAAAAGTAGCTCAAAAAGTCATGAAAGCTACCAAGGCTGCTGGCATGAATATCATTGCCAACTGTGAAGAAGTCGCTGGTCAAACCGTCTTTCATACCCACGTTCACCTCGTGCCTCGCTACAGTGCGGACGATGACCTCAAGATTGATTTTATCGCCCACGAACCAGACTTTGACAAACTTGCTCAAGTCGCTGAAACCATCAAAAATGCCTAA